TCACCCATCATCTCATCGATGATTTCCGTGATCCGGCCTACTACACCTGGCGTCAGACCACGCAATTCAAGTTCTAATTTTTTCATATGAATGAATCTGTGCAGGGGGAGGCCGCGCGCCCCCCCTGCCTTCTTTAGAAAAGAGGTTACCGATGGAATACGAAGAGGCAAAACAGCTGATCGTTGACAGTCTGACCAAAAAATTGAAGATGAAATCCAAGTTTTACTTCAACGATCTGGCCAAGATCCTGGACATGAAACCTCGCGTGGCCAAAAAAATCGTCAACCAGCTGGTTCAGGACGGTGTGCTGGAATACTGGTCTTCGGGCAGCACTTCCATGTACGGCCTGCCCGGCACCGGCAAGCAGTCTGGGGCCGAGCACGAAGATTAATTTCGGATTGCGACGGCTGACCTAAACATTGGTGAACCGCCGCCTTGAAAGCACTTTTGAAACAGGCTCCATCCAAGCAGCCATCCAC
This window of the uncultured Desulfosarcina sp. genome carries:
- a CDS encoding dissimilatory sulfite reductase D family protein, with amino-acid sequence MEYEEAKQLIVDSLTKKLKMKSKFYFNDLAKILDMKPRVAKKIVNQLVQDGVLEYWSSGSTSMYGLPGTGKQSGAEHED